Below is a genomic region from Armatimonadota bacterium.
TGACCCGTGGCCGGCCGTCCCCTCACACCGCCCCGTGGGTGTAGATCACTTTCACGGGCGCGTCACCCGTACGCCGCGTCGAATGGGACACTCCTGGCCCCACGTACACCGCCGTCCCCGGCTTCAAGGGCAGCACTTCATCGTTCAGCTTGATCTCGCCCTCGCCGGATATGATATAGAGCGCCTCCTGGTCGTCATGCACCTGGACCTGGGAGAAATCGGTGGCGTGGTATTCGGCCACCCCGAGATTGAACCCGTTGGTGGTGGGAATCTGGTCGGTGCCCACCAGGTTCTTGCTCCAGCGGTCGGCGAAATCTGTCTGCTGCACTTCGCACTCGTGAATGGACTTC
It encodes:
- a CDS encoding cupin domain-containing protein encodes the protein MKSIHECEVQQTDFADRWSKNLVGTDQIPTTNGFNLGVAEYHATDFSQVQVHDDQEALYIISGEGEIKLNDEVLPLKPGTAVYVGPGVSHSTRRTGDAPVKVIYTHGAV